One genomic window of Equus caballus isolate H_3958 breed thoroughbred chromosome 6, TB-T2T, whole genome shotgun sequence includes the following:
- the IFNG gene encoding interferon gamma precursor has translation MNYTSFILAFQLCAILGSSTYYCQAAFFKEIENLKEYFNASNPDVGDGGPLFLDILKNWKEDSDKKIIQSQIVSFYFKLFENLKDNQVIQKSMDTIKEDLFVKFFNSSTSKLEDFQKLIQIPVNDLKVQRKAISELIKVMNDLSPKANLRKRKRSQNPFRGRRALQ, from the exons ATGAATTATACAAGTTTTATCTTGGCTTTTCAGCTGTGTGCGATTTTGGGTTCTTCTACCTATTACTGCCAGGCCgcgttttttaaagaaatagaaaacctaaagGAATATTTT aaCGCAAGTAACCCAGATGTAGGGGATGGTGGGCCTCTTTTCCTGGATATCTTGAAGAACTGGAAAGAG GATAGTgacaaaaaaataattcagagcCAAATCGTCTCCTTCTACTTCAAACTCTTTGAAAACTTGAAAGATAACCAGGTCATTCAAAAGAGCATGGACACCATCAAGGAGGACCTGTTCGTTAAGTTCTTTAACAGCAGCACCAGCAAGCTGGAAGACTTCCAAAAGCTGATTCAGATTCCG GTAAATGATCTGAAGGTCCAGCGCAAAGCAATAAGTGAACTCATCAAAGTGATGAATGATCTGTCGCCCAAAGCTAACCTGAGGAAGCGGAAGAGGAGTCAGAATCCGTTTCGAGGCCGGAGAGCGTTGCAATAG